In Listeria cossartiae subsp. cossartiae, the DNA window CCCAAGCGTTTGAAGAAGCGCTATATTTTAAAGCTAAATTCGAACAAAAGTACGATGTGCAAGTGAACGAAGATGAAACGGCGTATATTGCGCTACATTTTGAAGCATACAAAGAAAGAAGTCGCTCTTTCCCCGACCAAATTCGAGTGGTTCTTGTATGCAGTACAGGGCTCGGTTCATCCAGATTACTCGCAGCTAGAATTAAAAAATATTTTCCAATGATTACGATTGAAAAAATACTGTCCGTTCAGGCGTTAATGGAAACCGAAGTTGATGTGGATCTAGTCATTAGCACAATCTACCTCGAACTAGAGGACATTCCAAGCATTGTTGTAAGCCCGATGATGAGTAAGGCGGATTTACAACAAGTTGAAAGCCAAATCGAACGTACACGACGCAAGAAAAAGAATCGCAGCCAACCATTCGTTGATTTAATTAAGCCAAAAACCATTTTTGCGAAGTTAGATGTTGCGACGATGGAAGAAGCGATTGCGAAAATTGGCGACAAATTGGTGGAGCAGGGTATTGCTAAGCTAGGCATCGTGGAAAGTGCGCTGAAAAGAGAAGCGTTATCGTTCACTTCTTTTGAAGAAATGGCGACACCGCACGCAGAACCAGCGCTAATCAATGAATCGCGCATTGTCATCGCGACACTGAAACACCCAGTGAAATGGGGCTTGGTCGATGTGGATAAAATCTTTTTTATCGCTTTGACAGAGCAAAATGGTATTAATTTAGACGCGATGTACGAACAATTTTATAAATATATTGATAATAAAAAATGGCTAGAAAAGCTGACGCAACTAAAAAGTGCCGCAGAAATTTATGAGCATTTGTTAAAGGATGGGATGTAATGGAAGTAAAAGATATTTTAACTAAAGAATTAGTCGTTTTTGATTTAGAAGCGACAACCAAAGAAGCCGCAATTGAAGAAATGGCAGAAATGTTGGATGAACGTGGTATTTTAGCGGATAAAGCGACTTATGTTCGAGCAGTTTTGGAACGTGAAGCACATTCAACAACCGGAATAGGTAATAACATTGCTATCCCACACGGAAAAAGTGAAAGTGTCACAAAATCGGCCATCGTTTTTGCAAGAACGAAAGCCATGATCGAATGGGAATCGCTTGATGACGAACCGGTAAACATGATTTTCTTACTGGCAATTACGGATTCCGACAAAACAGACGGTCATTTAAAAATCCTTGCTGAAATTGCAACAAAACTTATGGACGATGATATTGTTGAGAATTTAAAAAGTACAAGAGATCAAGAAGAAGTTATTCGAATTTTAAATGGAGGCGTAGTAGAGATATGAAACGTAAAATTATCGCAGTAACCGCATGTGCGACAGGAGTGGCACACACATATATGGCAGCGCAAGCCCTAAAAAAAGGCGCGAAAAAAATGGGCAACCTCATTAAAGTAGAAACACAAGGCGCGACAGGAATTGAAAATGAATTAACCGAAAAAGACGTAAACATTGGTGAAGTTGTCATTTTCGCAGTAGATACAAAAGTACGTAACAAAGAACGTTTTGACGGTAAAGTCGTGCTGGAAGTTCCAGTAAGCGCACCGATTAAAGATGCAGAAAAAGTAATCAACGCAGCACTTGCGTTAATTGACGAAAAATAAGGAGGATCTACCATGTTCAGAAAAATTGGGAGTGAACTGAAAAAACACGTTTTAACAGGTATTTCATATATGATTCCGCTCGTTATCGCGGGTGCCGTAATTATGGCGATTGCGCGGGTTGGCGGTTCGTTTTTCGGAATTACAGATATTTGGGACGCGAAATATGCAGACAGTGCGAATAGCCTGATTTCGTTACTGCATAGTTTAGATGGTTTTGGTGGCTTGGCGCTAGGAATGATGTTCCCGGTTATTGCCGCATTTATCGGATATTCCATTTCGGACAAATTAGCACTGGCACCAGGTCTTGTTGGTGGTTTGTTAGCACGTGATATCGGCGCAGGTTTCCTTGGGGCACTGGCAGCTGGTTTAATCGCTGGTTACACATGTCTATTGATTAAAAAATACGTGAAACTGCCAAAAGCGGCGGCTTCGATTGTACCAGTATTTTTAGTACCAGTTTTTGGCACACTTATTACCGTTCTTATTATTAATTATGTTGTTGGTATTCCTTTTGCAGATTTAAATACAGCCCTTGAAAATTGGCTAAATGGTATGTCTGGATCGAACCAAATTCTAATGGCGGCAATTATTGGCGCGATGGTTGGTTTTGACTTAGGTGGACCTGTAAATAAAGCAGCTGTAACAACGGCGATGGCACTTTTGACAAGTGGAATTTATGCACCAAATACAGCAGCACAAGTAGCAATCATCATCCCACCACTTGGTCTTGGTTTAGCAACATTAATCGCGAAACGTAAATACAATACAGAAATGCGTGAAGCAGGGAAATCATCGCTTATTATGGGGCTTGTTGGGATTAGTGAAGGGGCAATTCCTTTCGCCGTAGAATCTCCACTTAAAGTTATTCCAGCTACGGTTCTTGGTTCTGCTGTCGGCGGCGCACTGGCTGTAGGTCTTGGCGCAATTAACCAAGCGCCAATCAGTGGTTTTTACGGCTGGTTCACTGTAGAAAATTGGCCAGTTTATATTTTAGCGATTGCAGTTGGGACGCTCATTGTTGCGGGAATGTCAGTCGCTTTACGTAAAGCAAGTGCTGGCGAGGAAATGGCTGGTTCAAGCTACGATGACGAAATTGACGAAGCAGAATGGGAAGCTTAAAAAACGGAGGTAACTATGGTTAAAGCACATATTGTGAACCATACGCATTGGGACCGAGAGTGGTATTTCACCTCGGCCGATGCACTGGTTCTAAGTGAACAACTTTTTACAGAAGTAATTGACGAATTAAAAAAGCACCCAGAAGCAAACTTTGTACTTGATGGACAATTGTCGATTTTAGACGATTATGTCGCACTTTATCCGGAAAAATTAGCGGATATTAAACAGCTGATTGCGGATGAACAACTTTTCATTGGTCCGTGGTTTACGCAAACAGATGCCTTTTTCGCGCACGGTGAGTCGATTTTGCGCAATGCGATGATTGGGATTTTTGACAGTAAAAAATACGGCGACTATATGAAAATCGGTTATTTGCCGGATACATTTGGGTTTAATGCCCAAATACCAACGTTGCTTGAGCATGCTGGCTTTGATAATGTGATTTTCTGGCGCGGAATTCATTTAGGCGAGCACGTCGAATCTCCGTATTTCAAATGGCAAGGACTTGGTGAGGAAACTTCGATTTATGCGATTAATATGCCACAAGGTTACGGCACGGGGATGCTACTTGAGCCAACATCGGCATACGTGGATGGACGCCTTGATCCAGCAATTGATTTTATTGAAAAATATAGCAAGACGACCGAAGTGTTAATTCCATCGGGGAATGATCAGCTAAATATTATTAGCAATTTTGCGGAAAAACTGGCAGAAATCAACAAAATGGGGCGCCATGATTATCAACTTAGCACCTATCAAGATTTTATTCAATATGTAAGAGAGTTGCCCGATTTAGAGAAATATCGCGGCGAATTTAGAAGCCCAGTGCTGGCACGCGTGCATAAAACTATTGGCTCCAGCCGAATGAATATCAAGCTGAAAAGCGCGTCACTCGAGCAAAAACTGCTAACGCGGATCGAACCGCTACTTGTGATTGCTAAGGCATCCGGTATTTCCATCAGCGAGCGTTTACTAATGCACACGTGGAAAAAACTGCTAGAAGGCCAAGCGCACGATAGTTTGGCTGGCTGCGTTTCCGATCCTGTTGCCGAAGATATTTTGCACCGGATGAAGGAAGCCGATGAGCTGTGTGATAGCATTGAAAATACAATTGTGAAGAAAATTGCCGATGATTTGGTACTTGCCGCGAATGAAATTATCATTTTTAACACCGATTTACATGATTTTGATGGATTTAAAGAAATTCAAGTAGTAACTGAGCATAAAAATATCCATTTCCCAGCATTTCCGGATGCGACGATTGTCCAAGAAGAATTCATCCCATCGCGTGAAAATGTGCTAGAAGAAACGCCAGCCGGTAACCGATTTATTGAAGAGCCAGGCTATTATGTGCTTCAAGTACGCATCAAAGTGGAGCTGCCGGGGCTTGGTTACCGTGTGATTGCTTTTGAAGAGAATGATCGCGAACTGGATTCGATGGTTGCTTCCAATGATGTGGCAATTGCGAATGATTTCTACAAAATCACTTTTGAAAATGGCGAAATCGCGCTTGAAAAAGCAAATGGCGAGCGTACAACTTCCTTTATTACGTTGGAAGATGATGTGAACGCTGGAGATACGTATGATTATTCACCGCTAGCCGGAGATATTGCAGAATTATTCACTTTTTCCGAAGCAAAAACGGAGAAATCAAGTGAAGTCGAACGTTTAATTTTAACTGGAAAGAACGATTTTCCACTAGACCGTTTGACAAAAGAAGGCCAAGGCGAGTTACAAATTGAGCTGATTTTAGAACTGAAAAAAGGTAGCGAACTGCTAGATGTTAAAATCGAAGTGGACAACCAAATCAAAAACCACCGATTACGCTTGAAAGTAAATACAGGCGTGAAAACAGATTACAACATCGCCTCGCTTCCATTCGGATACATCCAAAGAAAACCAGTTGTACCAGCGAATTGGCAAGAAACATACAGCGAAATGCCTATTGATATCGAGCCGCTAGAACAAAGTGTGACGCTAACAAATAAAGCAAAAAGCTGCACCATTTTCACACGCGGCGTCAAAGAATACCAACAATTGGATCAACAGTTAGCACTGACGCTACTCGCAACAACCGGACAACTTGGGAAACCTGATTTAGCTTACCGCCCAGGCCGAGCATCAGGCGACACAACGAAAAAAGGCCACGTGCTCATCGAAACAACCGGCGCTCAACTACTCGGCAAACATGAATTCTCACTCGCCATCTATCTCGGCGACCTAGCTTTCGACGAACACAAAACCGCAGAACGCACCAAAATTTTCAACCAAGCAAACGTGTCCTACCAACGCCAACCTTTCAATCATTTTTTACACCGTTTAGACAATAAAATCCAGAAAACCGAACGAAAATTAGGCGCGAAGCAAACGTTAGGCATGTTGAATTTACCAGAAAAATACTTAGTTTCGGCGTGTCATCCGTCGTATTATGCAGCGGATAAATACATCATCCGCATTGAAAATCCAACCAACGCACCGCAAAAGTTGGAATTACCGGATGTAGCATTTGACTATGTGAACGCTATTGAAGAAATCGTCGAAAATCAAGACAACATGATTCCAGCATATGGTGCTGTGACATTGCGATTAGGAATATAGAAGGAAAACTTGCTCAAAGCTTTTAGGTTGAGCAAGTTTTTATTTGCGTGGGATTGCATTGAAGTATTAAACATGATATCTTTGGGATGAAAACGCTTAAATTAGCAGCACCATTTTCAAAAAAGGAGATAGAGAAATGAACCGACAACAATTAGAAAGATTAGATCAGAGTTATATCTATGAAGTATACGCAGATAAGGAAGAAACAAACGAATTTTATATGGGATACATAAAAGCAATTTTTAAAAAGTATATTATAATGGAAAATTATCATAGAAGTGGTCAATTTGATGGTTTTGTTATTATCGCAAATGAAAATATTTTTAAAGTACAAAAAGATACCAAATATCTGGAGCCCTATAAAAACGTAAAACCACCACAAATGCAAATGCCGGAATTAAGTAGCAAAGGAGATACCCTTTACAATTTTCTTCATTGGACGAAAGAAAATAAGAAAGTAGTGGAGCTAACAACGGTTTGGGATGAACTAATTATTGGTGAGATTGACGTGCTTGATGATGAATTAGTATCTATGAATATCCTTTCGTCCGATGATTTTTCACCAGATGGACAATGTTGTATTGAGTACGAATCTGTCCTAGATATGTGTGTTGATACTTTGAAATTGCAGTTTATGGATTCGAATTGTTAAAATGTTTTATTTTTCCATGTGAATGTCCCCTTGAGTTGTATTTTTCCTAATAAGTGTTATAATAAAGTTGGAAAATGAATCATTTAATGCACAAAAATCCCCGAGTCCGGCTAAAGACCTCGGGGATTTTCTTGTGGTTAGAACGGTTGCCGTCTACTTATGTTTTTTATCACTACGATGTTCTAACCAATATTTGTAGGTAGCTAAAGTAATTCCTACAAAAATCGGAGCGATAAGACTGAAAAAAAATAGAATCATTTAATGCACCTCCCTTCAGACGAACAATGTTCCTATTGTTCGTCTGAAGGTAGACGACTTAATTATTATAGCACGCTCACATAATTTAAAGAGATGTTTTAAAGAATAAAAATAAATCCATAAAAAGCAGCAATAAAACTAATTTTAGTTGTATTGCTGCTTTTTTTACTTATTTTGTCATTTCTTTTTCTATCAACTTCAAAAATTCCTTCGCTGCGCTCGAAAAAGTGGGGTTCTTTTTCCAAACAATGCTTATGCCAGCAGTGAGGGGTGGCGAAAAAGGAATAAATTTCAAATTCGTATTGTCCGTGTTGATAATGCCATCGATACAAAGAATACTGGCAATATTTTCTTTAGCTAAAAGCGAGGCATTATAAAGCAAATTATATCTACCAATCACATTCAATTGTTCGAAATGTCCTCCTAACCAATTTGCTAGTTGATTATCTACGAAAGTTTGATTCGAAACCATTATTGGATTTTCTTGAATATCACCGGGAGTTATAACTTCTTTTTGCGCTAAAGGATGGGCTGTATTTACTAAAATTCCCCATCTGTCTACTAAAGAAAGCTGCAAATATTCGTATGCCTGCATTTCAACAGGATTAATGACCAACCCAAAATCCAGCAGCCCGTGCTCAATTTTTTCTAAAACATCGTCGGCGTTACCACTATGTAGTTGAAACGTAATCTCGGGATGTATTTCTCTCAGCTGATGAATGACACTACCAATAAACTCAAACCCCCTCGTTTCCCCAGCACCTATCGTTATTTTCCCACTAATTGTTTCATTTTGTAGCAAGTTCGAAGTTGTTAATTCGACTAAAGATAAAATCTCCTTCGCACGATTTGCCAAGTAAACCCCATCTTCTGTTAAGGTAATAGAACGATTTCCGCGAATAAACAGCGTTATACCTAACTCTTCCTCAAGTTCCTTCAATTGTTTAGAAAGCGTTGGCTGAGAAAGATGAAGTACTTCCGCCGCTTTACTAATCGTCTTTTCACGAGCGACAGTTAAAAAATAATTTAACACACGTAATTCCATGAGGCTCTCCTTCCTATAACCAAAACGAATAGTTGGCTATGATTTATAAGTATTATTCAATTATAACTTTTCTCCGTATAATTAAGAAGTAAAAGATTTTCGGGGGGGAGAGCGCATAATGATACAAGATTTACAGAAAAGAATTGTCGGTAAAGAAATTCTGCAAGGATCAAATCTTTCAAATGAAATTCATGAGGTAAAGCAAAACAACGAACAATTAATCGTCGAACTAAATACCAAATATCATTCAAAAAAAGAAATAACGAAATGCCTCAGTGAAATCACCGGAAAACCTGTGGATTCCTCTGTGGAGGTTTCACTTCCTTTTTACAGTGATTTTGGTAAACATATTACTTTTGGAAAAAATATCTTTATCAATTTGAATGTAACTTTCGTGGATTTGGGCGGGATTACGATTGAAGATAATGTCTTAATTGGCCCAGGAGCAAGACTTGTGACCGTCAACCATTTAGTTAGCCCGAAAAAGAGACGTGGCTTAAGAGTAGCCCCAATTTGTGTGAAGAAAAACGCCTGGATTGGCGCAAATGCAACGATATTATCAGGCGTAACAATCGGTGAAAATGCGATCATTGCTGCGGATGCTACCGTCACAAGAGATGTCCCAGCAAACGTTGTCGTCGCCGGAAGCCCCGCCAAACAAATTCGTAAAATTATTGAGGAATAAGGAGAGATAACCAATGACAATCAAAAACAAAGTAATTATCATAACTGGAGCATCATCCGGAATTGGTGAAGCAACAGCCTTACTTTTAGCCGAAAAAGGGGCGAAAGTAGTTCTTGCTGCTCGTCGCGTGGAAAAGCTGGAAAAAATTGTTCAAACCATTAAAGCGAGTTCAGGTGAAGCAATTTTTGCCAAAACGGATGTAACAAAACGTGAAGATAATAAGAAATTAGTAAAATTAGCGATTGAAACATACGGAAAAGTGGATGCAATCTTTTTAAATGCGGGAATAATGCCGAATTCGCCATTATCAGCTTTAAAAGAAGACGAATGGGAGCAAATGATTGATATCAATATTAAAGGTGTGCTAAATGGAATTGCGGCGGTGCTGCCTTCTTTCATGGCTCAAAAATCAGGACACATCATCGCAACTTCTTCTGTAGCAGGATTAAAAGCATATCCCGGCGGTGCTGTATATGGCGCGACTAAATGGGCAGTCCGTGACCTAATGGAAGTATTACGAATGGAGTCAGCCCAAGAAGGAACCAACATCCGCACTGCGACCATTTATCCAGCAGCGATCAATACGGAATTACTAGAAACGATTACAGATAAAGAAACCGAGCAAGGAATGACCAATTTATATAAACAATATGGCATCACACCTGATCGTATCGCGAGCATTGTTGCTTATGCCATTGAGCAACCCGAAGACGTAAACGTAAATGAATTCACAGTAGGTCCAACTAGTCAACCGTGGTAAGTGGAAAAACCTTGAACGGAAGAATTATCGGTTCAAGGTTTTTTTGCGGAATTGAGCATAATTATTCTGATAAAGAGTTAATTTTAGTTAAGAGAATTAACAATTCAAATAAAAAGTAAAAATTTTACATTCTGCATAACCCAAAACCAAAAAAACATGCTATAATGATTTTGTTAAATTTGGAAAAGGACCAGTTTTATCTCAATTAAAACTGGTCCTTTTTTAGAAAGAGGGGGATAGTGAGGTTGTTAGTAGGGAGATAGAAAATAGAGAAATTGGTAAGACATCGAATGATATGACATTGAAAAGGGAGAGCTTGATACATGAAAATACATGCAAAAGCAAAGAAAGTATTAGTGAGCCTGATAGCCATTATGTTATTCCTTTCACTAATACCTGGTTATGCACCAACGGCGGAGGAGACGTCGACTGGGGTAGCAGCACCAGAAACGGAAGCGGGAGAAAAA includes these proteins:
- a CDS encoding DapH/DapD/GlmU-related protein, whose translation is MMIQDLQKRIVGKEILQGSNLSNEIHEVKQNNEQLIVELNTKYHSKKEITKCLSEITGKPVDSSVEVSLPFYSDFGKHITFGKNIFINLNVTFVDLGGITIEDNVLIGPGARLVTVNHLVSPKKRRGLRVAPICVKKNAWIGANATILSGVTIGENAIIAADATVTRDVPANVVVAGSPAKQIRKIIEE
- a CDS encoding type I toxin-antitoxin system Fst family toxin, with translation MILFFFSLIAPIFVGITLATYKYWLEHRSDKKHK
- a CDS encoding SDR family oxidoreductase — translated: MTIKNKVIIITGASSGIGEATALLLAEKGAKVVLAARRVEKLEKIVQTIKASSGEAIFAKTDVTKREDNKKLVKLAIETYGKVDAIFLNAGIMPNSPLSALKEDEWEQMIDINIKGVLNGIAAVLPSFMAQKSGHIIATSSVAGLKAYPGGAVYGATKWAVRDLMEVLRMESAQEGTNIRTATIYPAAINTELLETITDKETEQGMTNLYKQYGITPDRIASIVAYAIEQPEDVNVNEFTVGPTSQPW
- a CDS encoding PTS fructose transporter subunit IIC, producing MFRKIGSELKKHVLTGISYMIPLVIAGAVIMAIARVGGSFFGITDIWDAKYADSANSLISLLHSLDGFGGLALGMMFPVIAAFIGYSISDKLALAPGLVGGLLARDIGAGFLGALAAGLIAGYTCLLIKKYVKLPKAAASIVPVFLVPVFGTLITVLIINYVVGIPFADLNTALENWLNGMSGSNQILMAAIIGAMVGFDLGGPVNKAAVTTAMALLTSGIYAPNTAAQVAIIIPPLGLGLATLIAKRKYNTEMREAGKSSLIMGLVGISEGAIPFAVESPLKVIPATVLGSAVGGALAVGLGAINQAPISGFYGWFTVENWPVYILAIAVGTLIVAGMSVALRKASAGEEMAGSSYDDEIDEAEWEA
- a CDS encoding PTS fructose transporter subunit IIB; protein product: MKRKIIAVTACATGVAHTYMAAQALKKGAKKMGNLIKVETQGATGIENELTEKDVNIGEVVIFAVDTKVRNKERFDGKVVLEVPVSAPIKDAEKVINAALALIDEK
- a CDS encoding alpha-mannosidase, encoding MVKAHIVNHTHWDREWYFTSADALVLSEQLFTEVIDELKKHPEANFVLDGQLSILDDYVALYPEKLADIKQLIADEQLFIGPWFTQTDAFFAHGESILRNAMIGIFDSKKYGDYMKIGYLPDTFGFNAQIPTLLEHAGFDNVIFWRGIHLGEHVESPYFKWQGLGEETSIYAINMPQGYGTGMLLEPTSAYVDGRLDPAIDFIEKYSKTTEVLIPSGNDQLNIISNFAEKLAEINKMGRHDYQLSTYQDFIQYVRELPDLEKYRGEFRSPVLARVHKTIGSSRMNIKLKSASLEQKLLTRIEPLLVIAKASGISISERLLMHTWKKLLEGQAHDSLAGCVSDPVAEDILHRMKEADELCDSIENTIVKKIADDLVLAANEIIIFNTDLHDFDGFKEIQVVTEHKNIHFPAFPDATIVQEEFIPSRENVLEETPAGNRFIEEPGYYVLQVRIKVELPGLGYRVIAFEENDRELDSMVASNDVAIANDFYKITFENGEIALEKANGERTTSFITLEDDVNAGDTYDYSPLAGDIAELFTFSEAKTEKSSEVERLILTGKNDFPLDRLTKEGQGELQIELILELKKGSELLDVKIEVDNQIKNHRLRLKVNTGVKTDYNIASLPFGYIQRKPVVPANWQETYSEMPIDIEPLEQSVTLTNKAKSCTIFTRGVKEYQQLDQQLALTLLATTGQLGKPDLAYRPGRASGDTTKKGHVLIETTGAQLLGKHEFSLAIYLGDLAFDEHKTAERTKIFNQANVSYQRQPFNHFLHRLDNKIQKTERKLGAKQTLGMLNLPEKYLVSACHPSYYAADKYIIRIENPTNAPQKLELPDVAFDYVNAIEEIVENQDNMIPAYGAVTLRLGI
- a CDS encoding LysR family transcriptional regulator, encoding MELRVLNYFLTVAREKTISKAAEVLHLSQPTLSKQLKELEEELGITLFIRGNRSITLTEDGVYLANRAKEILSLVELTTSNLLQNETISGKITIGAGETRGFEFIGSVIHQLREIHPEITFQLHSGNADDVLEKIEHGLLDFGLVINPVEMQAYEYLQLSLVDRWGILVNTAHPLAQKEVITPGDIQENPIMVSNQTFVDNQLANWLGGHFEQLNVIGRYNLLYNASLLAKENIASILCIDGIINTDNTNLKFIPFSPPLTAGISIVWKKNPTFSSAAKEFLKLIEKEMTK
- a CDS encoding PTS sugar transporter subunit IIA → MEVKDILTKELVVFDLEATTKEAAIEEMAEMLDERGILADKATYVRAVLEREAHSTTGIGNNIAIPHGKSESVTKSAIVFARTKAMIEWESLDDEPVNMIFLLAITDSDKTDGHLKILAEIATKLMDDDIVENLKSTRDQEEVIRILNGGVVEI